The DNA segment CATGGAGCGCGATCTGTCGCCGCGCTGGCAGGGCTGTGTCGAGCGCAAGTCGCGCCTGATCCACTTTGTACCGCTGTGGGTCATCATGAGTGTTGCCCTGGGTCTCTTGGTTGCCACCTACAGTGGTTATCGCTGGTGGTTGTACGAAACGACAACACCGGTTGTGGATCGCGTGGCGGAACTCACAGGTACTGAGAGCGAAATCCCACCAAAAGAAGGGTAAAACCGGAACGAATACAGCCGGTGCCGGCAGGGCCCCGGGAGATGGAGCTTTTCATGAAACGCTTGCGCGATTTTTTTACCAGCAAATGGGTGGTCGGGCTGATTGGTCTTTTGGCCCTCTCCCTGCTGATTTGGTTTGGGGCGGACTACATCAAATTTGGCAGCGACAATGCCACGCTCTCCCCCACTATCCGCATCATTATTATCGCTTTTATTTTTGCACTCTGGCTGGCCTGGAATCTGAGTCAGTGGTTGGTGGAGCGGCGCCAGAACCAGGCGCTGATTCAGGGTATAGAGGCATCCCAGGAAGTGGCACAGGACCCCGATGAAGCCCATTCCCGCGAGGAACTTGATGCGCTTAGCGGACGCTTCCGCGAGGCTATGGATGTCCTGCGCAATGCCCGCTTCAAATCGGAAAAAGGCAGGGTATCCCTGTATCAGCTGCCCTGGTATGTCATTATCGGCCCTCCCGGTTGTGGTAAGACCACGGCGCTGGTCAATTCCGGGTTGGAATTTCCCCTCGCACAAAGTCACGGTAAGGCAGCACTCGGCGGTGTCGGCGGCACGCGCAATTGTGACTGGTGGTTTACCAATGATGCAGTATTGATTGATACCGCGGGCCGCTACACCAGCCAGGATAGCCACCGGGTGTATGACAACACTGCCTGGCAGGCATTTCTGGGATTACTGAAACGCTACCGCCGCCGCCGTCCCATCAATGGCGCTGTGGTCGCAATCAGCCTGCAGGACCTGATGGTGCAGACAGAAGAGCAGCGGCAGCAGCAGGCAAAAACCATCCGCCAGCGGGTGAATGAACTGCAGCGGGAACTGGGAATCCGCTTTCCCATTTATCTCACCTTTACCAAGTGTGACCTGGTGGCAGGTTTCAGTGAATTTTTTGACAACCTTTCCCAGGCCGAGCGCGAGCAGGTGTGGGGCATCAGTTTCCCGCGCGAGGTGGATGCCACTGCCGGTGCCCGCCTGGATAATTTCAAGTCGGAGTTTGATCAGCTGATTGAGCGGCTCAACCAGCGCGTCCTGTGGCGGGTACACCAGGAGCGCAATATCGAGAAGCGCGCACTGCTTCAGGGCTTTCCGGCGCGAATGGAGAACCTTTCCGGCGTGCTCACCGAGTTTGTCAAACAGTCTTTCGAACCCAACCGCTATGAGACGGTGCCCATGGTGCGGGGGATTTACTTTACCAGCGGCACCCAGGAGGGCAGCCCGGTTGACCGTATGATGGCCTCGGTAACGGCGGACTTTGGCCTGGAGCGCAATGTCGGGCCCAGATTCCAGGGAGCTGGCAAAAGCTTCTTTTTGCATCGCTTACTGAAGGACGTTGTGTTTCCGGAAGCGGAACTGGTCGGTGTCAACCGCAAGATCGAAACAGCCAATCAATGGCTGCGCAGGGGGATCTATGCGGCTTTGGCGATGGTTTTTGTCGGAGCCGTATTCCTCTGGAGCGGCAGTCTCGCTCAGAATACAGTGTCCATGGGCGAAGTGAGCGATCACCTTGCCGCGTATCAACAAGCAAAAAATGCATTGAGGGGTGAAAGGCCGGCACCGGTAAATACACTGAACATACTGGAGCCGTTACGCCAGGCCAGCGCGGTGTACGATCGCGATGCGCACCCCTGGATTGGCAACCTGGGGCTCTACGACGAGCGGATCGATGCGGAGGTGAGCAATCTCTACAGGCGCAAACTCGAAGGTGTCTTTTTACCGGCTTTGTTGCGGGATATCGAGAGTGACCTGAGCCAGCTTGACAGCGATGACCCAGCGCTGGGGAATACCCTCAAGACTTACCTGATGTTCTTTCATGCCGACCGGTTGGATATTGGCACCATAGAGGGCTATTACGCTGCACGCTGGGAGCGCCAGTTACCGGGGGAGGCCGGCGAGCAGGAGCATCTGCGCTACCACCTGGATCAATTGCTGGCGCGGCCTGTACCCACCAGCGTGGAGCAAAACACGCGGGTCGTGGCCCGCGCACGCCAGCAACTGCGACGCATACCCGTACCCCAGCGGCTATTTGCCCAACTGCAAAATTCTGATCTGGGCCAGACCCCGGTGGACCTTTACCAGGAAATAGGCGGCGATACCCAGCATCTCTTCGGGATGAATGCAAATGATGCCCGGTTTCGTATGCCTTTCCTCTACACCAAAGCGGGGTACAAGGAGCTGGACTTCGATGCGGATTCCCCGCTTTTGGCCTCGATGGCGAAAGAGCGCTGGATTTACGGTAGCGATCTCAGTGGAGAGGATTTCACTGAGGCCGACCGGGAGAAACTCGGTGAGGAGGTCAAGCGTATTTACCTGGGGGAATACCTGCAGCGCTGGCAGTCATTTGTGGGTGGATTCCGTATTCGGCAATTCAAGACGACTTCCCAGGCATTGGAAGTGTTGTCAAACCTGTCCGACCCGATTTATTCACCATTGCTTGCGGTTGCGGAAATTACCTCGGATAACACGCGCCTGACACCGCGCCCCGAGTTGCCCGTTGATGCCTCCGGGGTTGCCCTGCCGGTTTCCAGTACCACCCGCAGGGTAGGTGGTGCTGCACTCGGTAGCGCGGCGGGTGCTTTGCGGGATCAGTACAAACCCAATATCGTCGATTTACACTTTGAGGAAGTGCAGCGTATTACCCAGAGTGAGAAGGGGCGGCCAGCCAGGGTTCAGGAATATCTGCTGGCCATTCATCAAATTCAGGAATACCTGACCGAGATTGACAGTGCACCCGATGCGAATGAGGCCGCATTTGCACGGGCCAAGGCGCGGTTTGGCGGAGGAGGCGATGCCATCAAGCAGCTCAGGATCAAGGCCGCCAGTGCCCCGGCGCCATTCGACCGGTGGCTGACCGATATCGCCAACAGCACCTGGGGGTTGGTGATGGCCAAGGCCAAGGCCCATCTCAACCGGGTGTGGTATGAACGGGTTTATCTCAGCTATGCCAACACTTTGGCCGGGCGCTATCCATTGAGCAGTGATCGCGATCGGGAAGTACCGATGATGGAGTTTAACCAGTTCTTTAAGCCGGGCGGCATCCAGCAGTCGTTTGTCAACGAGTATCTGGAACCGTTTGTGGATACCAGAAACTGGCGGATAAAGTCTGTCGAGGGTCAGGCGCTGGACCTGTCCCAGAGGGCGTTATCGCAACTGCGGCGGGCGGAGCGCATCCGCAAGACCCTTTTTGCCGGGAGTGGCACTGCATCCTATGCATTCCGTATTGAACCTACCAAGCTGGATTCCAGTGTGCGCCTGTTTGAACTGGAGCTGGGGGATCAGCGCGTTCTTTACTCCCATGGACCCAAGACCAGTAAGAAACTCACCTGGCGCGGGGGGGAGAGCAACAGGGTCAGGATTATTTTTGAAGATCTGAATGAAACGGTGCATCGGAAACATTATGAGGGGGACTGGGCGTGGTACCGTCTGTTGGCCAGTTCCGATCTGGCAGTCGGGCGCAGCAAGGCGCAACGCCTGGTGACTTTTTCCGAAAACGGTCGCAAGGCGCTGTTCAGGCTGACTGCCGCCAATGTCAACAACCCGTTTGACCGCGGTCTGCTGCGTGGTTATCGATGTCCGGAGGTTCTGTGAGCGGTATCGGACTCTTTGGCAAACTGCCCGGACACGGCGACTTTATTCAGCGCCAGTTGCCCGGCAGTTTTGTCGATGTGTGGGATGCGTGGTTACAAAGTGCAGTACGCGGTTCCCGAGAAATCATGGGGCAGCAATGGCTGGATTATTATCTGACGAGTCCAATCTGGCACTTCGTGCACGGCAAAGGGGTGATCGATGAAAGCGCCTGGGCGGGTATCCTGGTGCCCAGTGTGGACAGTGTGGGTCGCTACTTTCCCTTGACCATTGCCACGGCGCTGTCACCCAAAGTGGATGCTTTTGCGTTTTTGTCGGCTGCCAGACAATGGTACCAGAGTCTGTCCGAACTGGCGGTCAGTGCGCTGCAAAACCGCTTGCATGTCGATCAGCTGTCTGCAGCGTTTGTCTCTGCTCCGGAAGGTATCGGTGCGGCCAGTGAGTGTCGCATGCAGTCCGAGGTGTATGTTGCCAGCGGCGATGTTAGTGGTGTTGAGAGCAGCTATGGGGGTTTGCTCGGGCAAATCTGCCAGCGGCACTTTTCCTGTTACAGCCTTTGGTGGTGTGAGGGGTCTCAACACCTGGCACCTACCAGCCTGCTGTGCCCGACGCTGCCAACTCCGGAATCCTATTGCGCCATGCTGGGAGCCGGGGACCCACTGCCGGCAAAACATCCGTATCCTTAGCCTGCCATTAAACAGGCTTGTAAGCTGCGGTAATTGATTGGAAATGTTCAGGTGGCTATTTTCTATTGGAGTTTTATGCCCGTGACTCCCGGCAGTGCAGTGACCTGATACAGGAGTTTCTTACGGCTATAACTCAGCGAAACCCAATTTTACCCAGGGTGGCCAAATTACGTTTTTTTAAAAGTGCTCAGGCTCTGTAGGCTAGACAGGGCAGAGATGAGGACGCAAAGGATAAAGTCAAATCTATACAAATAGTGATGACTGAGAAGCTGTTCACAGGAGCGGATGAGCCCTTAGGGAGCGCTAAACTCCGGTTTTACGTTCTTTCAATGGAATTAAAAAAAGCGGTGTATCACAAAAAATGCCAAAAAAATTTGATTAACTTTGTTTGCTGTGCCCATTTTTCGCAGTATTCTGGTTTGAAGATGCCATTTGCCTTGATTCGATATCTACAACGTGTACTCTTCCCAGAATCCTTACTTGAAGGGATTGATTCGGCAAAAGGGATTTTTTCATGGCATTCCCAAACACGGTAAATATAGAGGCGCTGGTTGCTCCGGTTTCTTCAGAAAAACCCGCCGGTGAGGATATCCGCGAGGATCGTTCACCTACATCAGAGTATTATGCCATCAAGGATGCCCGAAACAGTGCCAGAGCGGCTGAGCGCTCGGCCATGTTCGATGATACGGATGCTGATTTGCTGGCGCCCTGGCGCGATGTGGCCAAGTCCGCAGAAAAAATCCTCACCAGGAAAAGCAAGGATCTGGAGGTTGCCAGCTGGTTCACCGAAGCGCTGATCCGGTTGCACGGATTCAGCGGGTTGCGCGATGGCTTTCAGCTGATTGACCGGTTGGTAGAAGATTTCTGGGATGGCCTCTACCCACTGCCCGACGAAGACGGTATTGAAACCAAAGTGGCACCACTGACCGGCCTCAATGGCGACGGTGGTGATGGCACATTGATGATGCCAATTCGCAGCGCCGCTATTACACCGGAAGGTGATTACGGTGCATTCTCATTCTTTCAGCACCAGCAGGCGCGGGATGCGGACAGAATTTCGGATGAGGATGCAAAAATGGCTCGCATTGAGACCTTGGGCTACAGTCTGGAAGCGGTCAACCAATGTGTCAACACTGCCAGTGACGTCTGGGCACAGAATCTTATTGAGACAATAGAAACCGCCCTGGGGCATTTCGGCAATATGAATAATGCGCTGCGAGAGCGCTGTGGTCATGAGACACCACCGTCAACAAATATTTCCTCGCTTCTGGACGAAGTATTGCGCACGGCGCGCTTTATTTACAAAAACCAGTTGCAGTCGATCGCACAGGCTGAAGCGGTGGTGCAGCATGACGCTCCGTCCAGTGAAAATGACTCCGAAACTCCCGTCGAGGGCGGTCTGGCAGGCAACGGGTTCTCCGCGCCTTCAGGACCTGTGTCCTCGCGAGAGGGTGCACTTGGATTACTGGAGCAGGCCGCGAAGTACTTTCGTACCTACGAGCCGCACACGCCTCTAGCACCGGGTCTGGAAAGGTTGATTGGCTGGGGGCGTATGACGGTTTCTGAATTGATGGCGGAGCTGCTGCCAGATGAGCAGGCGCGTCTGCTTTACTCCCAGTTAACCGGCGTGCGACTCGACGGGACCGATAAACAGCGCTACGTGGCGCCGCCGGTAACCAGTAACAGCCATTCCCCAGCACCAGCAGCTCCCGAGCCGGTGCCAGCGGCCTCTGGGCCAGTGTCCACTTCCGATGACGGCTGGGGGCAACCACAAGAAGAAACCAGCACAGGTTGGTAGTTAATTGACAACAGTCCCTAAAGTTAGGAAAGGAGACCTGAGATGTCTGAGAGCATCCACAATAAACTCAAGCGTGTGCGCAAGCCCCGTGTGCATATTACTTACGATGTAGAGACCAATGGCACTGAAGTCAAAAAGGAACTTCCCTTTGTGGCGGGTGTTATGGGTGATTATTCAGGGGATAACACCGAAAATCGCAAGGTGTTGAAGGATCGCAAATTTGTGCAAATAGATCGCGACAACTTCAATGACGTGATGACCAAAGTGAATCCGAAGTTGAAGCTGCAGGTGGAAAATACGCTATCCGGAGACGGCAGCAAAATGGCTGTTGATCTCGATTTCAAACACATGGATGACTTTTCCCCCGAGCAAATCGTTGAACAGGTTGAGCCACTGAAGCAGCTTCTCGAGGCGCGCAGTAAATTGCGTGATCTCCTCAGCAAGGCCGATCGCTCAGAAGAACTGGAAAAAGTGCTTGAGGATATCCTGAAGAGCACGGAAAACGTGGGTGCTATTTCCGAGCAACTGGGCTTAAACGGGGATAAGGGAGAGGACTCAGAATGAGTACAGAAGCAGAAAACGTTGCGGAAAGCGAGGCAGAAGAACTGTCTGTGGGTCTGCTGGAGCAGGCGATCGCGGCAACCAAGCAGACAGAACCGCAGGAAGCTCAGGACCTGCTTGCGAATCTCACCGACCAGGTGTTGAAAGGCACCGTGACCTGGGATCGTAACCTGACCCAGACGATTAAAAAAGCGGTCAGTGCCATTGATACCGCGATGTCCAGACAATTGTCCGCGATCCTGCACGATTCCAAATTCCAGAAATTGGAGGGCTCGTGGAGAGGGCTCAACCACCTTGTTATGAACAGTGAGACCGGCGCGACCATGAAAATACGCATGCTCAATCTGAGCAAGCGGGAATTATTCCGGGATCTGGACAAAGCGGTTGAATTTGACCAGAGCCAGACTTTCAAGAAAATTTACGAAGAGGAGTTTGGCACCGCGGGGGGAGAGCCCTATGGCTGTATGATCGGCGACTTTGAGTTTACCAGCCATCCGGAAGATATTGAGCTTTTGAGCAAAATGTCTAACGTTGCCGCAGCGGGTTTCTGTCCGTTTATCGCAGCTGCAGGTGCGGGGATGTTTGGTTTTGATGATTATACCGAACTGTCCAAGCCACGGGACCTGGGCGGTATATTCGAGTCCGCTGAATATATCAAGTGGCGCAGTTTCCGCGACAGTGACGACTCCCGGTTTGTCACTTTGGTAATGCCGCGCACACTGGCCCGCACACCATACGGCGCCAATACCAAGCCGATCGAAGCATTTAACTTCGAGGAATTTGAAGTAGACGAGTCCGGAGTTTCCCGCTCCGCGGAGCACGATCAGTACTGCTGGATGAACGCCTCTTATGTAATGGGCACCACCATGACCAGGGCGTTTGCTGAGAACTCCTGGTGTACAGCGATCCGCGGTGCCGAGGGTGGCGGCAAGGTTGAGGGGTTGCCTTCTCATGTATTCAAGAGCGATGATGGTGACCTGGATCAAAAGTGCCCCACCGAAATCGGTATTACCGATCGCCGGGAGGCAGAGTTGAGTGCACAGGGTTTTCTGCCCCTGTGTCACTACAAGAATACCGACTACTCTGTCTTCTTTGGTTCCCAGAGTGCACAAAAACCCAAGACCTATGATGATCCGGATGCGACCTCAAATGCCGCCATTTCCGCGCGACTTCCCTATCTGATGGCCACTTCCCGTATCGCCCACTACCTGAAGGTCATGGCGCGGGACAAAGTGGGTTCATTTATGGAGGCCAGTGACTGCGAACGCTGGCTGAATAAGTGGATTATTCAATACACCAACTCCAACCCGGATGCGAGCCCGGAAATGAAGGCGAAATACCCACTTTCTGAAGCCCGGGTAGAGGTCAGGGAAATTCCGGGACAGCCCGGTTGCTATAGCGCCGTGGCTTACCTGAGGCCCTGGTTGCAGATGGAGGAATTGACCACGTCCATGCGTATGGTGGCGAATATCCCCTCTGCCGGATAGTGCCCCAGGCCCGTCGGATAAAGGCGGGCCAACTTATCAAAAGGTATTGCCCCGAGCCGGGATTCTAGCGAGTCTCTCAAAAATACTACTTGTGAGGATGTCCGGTGCCTTGTAAGACAGCCAATCAGATAGCGGAAGATCACATAGAAGTACTATCGGGAAATTTGGCCAGGGGGGATCAGAATGAACTTCGGATTTTTTTACAGGAACCGGATACGCTGTTTGCTTTTGAATACTGGTTGAGCGAGATCTGTCCCTGCTCCGGAAAGAACCGTTTTTCTGTTCGCCAGTATCTCAGTCGGATGATCGCGGAGCTGGACGAGCTGATTTGTGAGCAGGTTAACCGGATTATTCACCATCGTCGTTTTCAGCGGCTTGAAGCCAGTTGGCGCGGCTTGTCCATGTTGGTTTTCAATACGCCCCATTCGGACAACATTAAGATAAAGCTACTGGATGTGAACTGGAGGGATCTTAGCAAGGATGTGCAGCGGGCCCCGGATTTTGATCAGTCCGGTCTTTTCCACCTAGTCTACAATGAGGAATTTGGTACCCCGGGTGGGGAGCCTTTTGGCCTCTTAATGGGGGATTACTATATTTCCCACCGCCCATTACCGGAACACCCGTACGATGATGTCTTTACCCTTCAGGGAATAGCACATACAGCGGCCGCCGCATTCGCCCCTTTTGTCTGTGCGGCCAGCCCGCAACTGTTCGGTGTGGACCATTTTGATGACCTTGCAAAGCCGATCCGCTTTTCTGAAGTTTTTCGCCAGGGTGAATATATCCGATGGAACAGTCTTCGCGAGTTGGAAGACAGCCGTTTTATCGCAGTGACTCTGCCACAAGTGTTGATGCGTGAACCTTATAGTGTTGATTTTTCACTATACCGTGGCTTGCGGTTTGAGGAACAGGTTTCGGGTTTGCATCACCGGCACTATTTGTGGGGCAACGCCTGCTTTGCCCTGGGTGCGGTATTGTTGCGGGAATTCAGTGAGGTCGGCTGGTTTTCCCATATCCGCGGAGTTGCCCGAGACCACCTGGGCGGTGGACTGGTAACCCAGTTACCGGTTGTGCCCTACAAGCCCGACAGTCGCCCGGGCATGGTGCGTATGTCCACCTCCATCCTTGTCACCGATTTTGTCGAACGGGATCTCTCTGAGCTGGGCTTTGCCTGTCTGAGCCATTGCTACGATACGCCGTATTGTGCTTTTAACAGCGTTCCCTCGCTGCAAAAAGCCAAGCAGTATACTTCCAAAGCCGCCACTGCAAATGCCAGGATCAGCTCAATGTTGCAGCAGATACTCTGTGCATCGCGCTTTGCCCATTACATCAAGGTAATGATCCGGGACAAGGTGGGCGCTTATATGAATGCGGCGGATTGCGAACGACAATTACAGCACTGGTTGGATCTCTATACGACTGGACGGGATGACCTATCCTGGGAAATGCTCGCCCGTTACCCTCTGCGTGAGGCACGGGTCAAGGTGGCCGACGAACCGGGCAAAGCCGGTAGTTATCAGAGTGTGATCCACCTGAAGAGCCACTATACTGTCGACCATCTTGTATCGGAGCTGAAGCTGACCACGGCGCTGGCCACGATTGGTGTGGGGGCGGCTTAGTACAATGGCAAAAGAAAAGCGTCTGCTGGCACCGATTTTGGATCGACTGCTGGAATCCGCCCGCAAACTGGATATGCACCAGTCACACCAAATACTGCGGCAATTGAGGGAGGGCGTGCGGCGGGACCTCGAGTACTTATTTAATACGCGTTACCGCTGTATTTCTGCACCAGATAGCCTGAGGCACCTGCAGGACTCCAATATTAATTACGGCCTGCCAGATTTATCCACAATCAATCTATCTTCTCTGGATAGCAGAAAACAGTTTTGCCGAGATATTGAACAAACGATTGTGCATTTTGAGCCGAGGATTCGCTCCGTCAAGGTGACGACACAGGAAAAGATAGATATGGAGGACCCGAGTATACGGTTTCGTGTCGAAGCGGTGTTATATGTCAATCCGGCCTCCGAGGTCATTGTTTTTGATTCTGCGCTGAATCCTGTGACCCAAATGGTCGATGTGTCTGAGATTATATAATGAGTGAACGTTTAATCGATCTCTATGAGCGCGAGTTGGCCTTTATTCAGCAGACAGCCGCTGAGTTTGCCCGCATGCACCCCGCTGCGGCCGCCAGGTTACAACTGGATACGGAAACTGTGGATGACCCCTTGGTGGGTCGCCTGCTATCGGGCTTTGCCTACATGAATGCGCGGGTACAGCAGAAGCTCAGCGACGACTTTCCCGAACTCACAGATGCTATGCTGGAAACCCTCTATCCGCACTATTTGCGCCCGATTCCCTCCTGCGCCATTGTGCAGTTTGAGCCGGATGCGGATCTCGATGCCATAACGCCGGTGGCAGCCAGGACCCTTCTGGAAAGCGAGCCCTTTCAGGGTCAGGCCTGCCGGTTTACCACTTGCTATCCCGTGGATATCAGTCCCTTCCAGCCCACCAGTGCGAGCCTGATGCCCAGGCCATTTATTGCACCTGGCTGTAATGATGTCCAGGGTGCCAATGCGGTCCTCAAGTTAACCCTGAAAACCCTGAGCCCGGATTTGAGCTTTGCGGAAATGCAACCGCAGTGTTTGCGTTTTTTCCTGCGGGGACAGCCCGCACATGTCTACAGCCTGTATGATTTGCTGCTGACAAAGTGTATAAAACTGGTAGTGGCGCACAGTGAGACTGACTCCAAGCCCACGTTTTTGTCTCCGGAGGATATCGGACAAGTGGGGCTGGATAAGGATCAGGGCCTGCTGCCGTATCCCGACACGGCATTCATCGGCTATCGCCTGCTTACGGAATATTTTGCCTTTCCTGAGAAATTCCTGTTTCTGGATATCAAAAATATCAG comes from the Microbulbifer sp. MI-G genome and includes:
- the tssM gene encoding type VI secretion system membrane subunit TssM; translation: MKRLRDFFTSKWVVGLIGLLALSLLIWFGADYIKFGSDNATLSPTIRIIIIAFIFALWLAWNLSQWLVERRQNQALIQGIEASQEVAQDPDEAHSREELDALSGRFREAMDVLRNARFKSEKGRVSLYQLPWYVIIGPPGCGKTTALVNSGLEFPLAQSHGKAALGGVGGTRNCDWWFTNDAVLIDTAGRYTSQDSHRVYDNTAWQAFLGLLKRYRRRRPINGAVVAISLQDLMVQTEEQRQQQAKTIRQRVNELQRELGIRFPIYLTFTKCDLVAGFSEFFDNLSQAEREQVWGISFPREVDATAGARLDNFKSEFDQLIERLNQRVLWRVHQERNIEKRALLQGFPARMENLSGVLTEFVKQSFEPNRYETVPMVRGIYFTSGTQEGSPVDRMMASVTADFGLERNVGPRFQGAGKSFFLHRLLKDVVFPEAELVGVNRKIETANQWLRRGIYAALAMVFVGAVFLWSGSLAQNTVSMGEVSDHLAAYQQAKNALRGERPAPVNTLNILEPLRQASAVYDRDAHPWIGNLGLYDERIDAEVSNLYRRKLEGVFLPALLRDIESDLSQLDSDDPALGNTLKTYLMFFHADRLDIGTIEGYYAARWERQLPGEAGEQEHLRYHLDQLLARPVPTSVEQNTRVVARARQQLRRIPVPQRLFAQLQNSDLGQTPVDLYQEIGGDTQHLFGMNANDARFRMPFLYTKAGYKELDFDADSPLLASMAKERWIYGSDLSGEDFTEADREKLGEEVKRIYLGEYLQRWQSFVGGFRIRQFKTTSQALEVLSNLSDPIYSPLLAVAEITSDNTRLTPRPELPVDASGVALPVSSTTRRVGGAALGSAAGALRDQYKPNIVDLHFEEVQRITQSEKGRPARVQEYLLAIHQIQEYLTEIDSAPDANEAAFARAKARFGGGGDAIKQLRIKAASAPAPFDRWLTDIANSTWGLVMAKAKAHLNRVWYERVYLSYANTLAGRYPLSSDRDREVPMMEFNQFFKPGGIQQSFVNEYLEPFVDTRNWRIKSVEGQALDLSQRALSQLRRAERIRKTLFAGSGTASYAFRIEPTKLDSSVRLFELELGDQRVLYSHGPKTSKKLTWRGGESNRVRIIFEDLNETVHRKHYEGDWAWYRLLASSDLAVGRSKAQRLVTFSENGRKALFRLTAANVNNPFDRGLLRGYRCPEVL
- the tagF gene encoding type VI secretion system-associated protein TagF, with translation MSGIGLFGKLPGHGDFIQRQLPGSFVDVWDAWLQSAVRGSREIMGQQWLDYYLTSPIWHFVHGKGVIDESAWAGILVPSVDSVGRYFPLTIATALSPKVDAFAFLSAARQWYQSLSELAVSALQNRLHVDQLSAAFVSAPEGIGAASECRMQSEVYVASGDVSGVESSYGGLLGQICQRHFSCYSLWWCEGSQHLAPTSLLCPTLPTPESYCAMLGAGDPLPAKHPYP
- the tssA gene encoding type VI secretion system protein TssA, with product MAFPNTVNIEALVAPVSSEKPAGEDIREDRSPTSEYYAIKDARNSARAAERSAMFDDTDADLLAPWRDVAKSAEKILTRKSKDLEVASWFTEALIRLHGFSGLRDGFQLIDRLVEDFWDGLYPLPDEDGIETKVAPLTGLNGDGGDGTLMMPIRSAAITPEGDYGAFSFFQHQQARDADRISDEDAKMARIETLGYSLEAVNQCVNTASDVWAQNLIETIETALGHFGNMNNALRERCGHETPPSTNISSLLDEVLRTARFIYKNQLQSIAQAEAVVQHDAPSSENDSETPVEGGLAGNGFSAPSGPVSSREGALGLLEQAAKYFRTYEPHTPLAPGLERLIGWGRMTVSELMAELLPDEQARLLYSQLTGVRLDGTDKQRYVAPPVTSNSHSPAPAAPEPVPAASGPVSTSDDGWGQPQEETSTGW
- the tssB gene encoding type VI secretion system contractile sheath small subunit, with product MSESIHNKLKRVRKPRVHITYDVETNGTEVKKELPFVAGVMGDYSGDNTENRKVLKDRKFVQIDRDNFNDVMTKVNPKLKLQVENTLSGDGSKMAVDLDFKHMDDFSPEQIVEQVEPLKQLLEARSKLRDLLSKADRSEELEKVLEDILKSTENVGAISEQLGLNGDKGEDSE
- the tssC gene encoding type VI secretion system contractile sheath large subunit, encoding MSTEAENVAESEAEELSVGLLEQAIAATKQTEPQEAQDLLANLTDQVLKGTVTWDRNLTQTIKKAVSAIDTAMSRQLSAILHDSKFQKLEGSWRGLNHLVMNSETGATMKIRMLNLSKRELFRDLDKAVEFDQSQTFKKIYEEEFGTAGGEPYGCMIGDFEFTSHPEDIELLSKMSNVAAAGFCPFIAAAGAGMFGFDDYTELSKPRDLGGIFESAEYIKWRSFRDSDDSRFVTLVMPRTLARTPYGANTKPIEAFNFEEFEVDESGVSRSAEHDQYCWMNASYVMGTTMTRAFAENSWCTAIRGAEGGGKVEGLPSHVFKSDDGDLDQKCPTEIGITDRREAELSAQGFLPLCHYKNTDYSVFFGSQSAQKPKTYDDPDATSNAAISARLPYLMATSRIAHYLKVMARDKVGSFMEASDCERWLNKWIIQYTNSNPDASPEMKAKYPLSEARVEVREIPGQPGCYSAVAYLRPWLQMEELTTSMRMVANIPSAG
- the tssC gene encoding type VI secretion system contractile sheath large subunit → MPCKTANQIAEDHIEVLSGNLARGDQNELRIFLQEPDTLFAFEYWLSEICPCSGKNRFSVRQYLSRMIAELDELICEQVNRIIHHRRFQRLEASWRGLSMLVFNTPHSDNIKIKLLDVNWRDLSKDVQRAPDFDQSGLFHLVYNEEFGTPGGEPFGLLMGDYYISHRPLPEHPYDDVFTLQGIAHTAAAAFAPFVCAASPQLFGVDHFDDLAKPIRFSEVFRQGEYIRWNSLRELEDSRFIAVTLPQVLMREPYSVDFSLYRGLRFEEQVSGLHHRHYLWGNACFALGAVLLREFSEVGWFSHIRGVARDHLGGGLVTQLPVVPYKPDSRPGMVRMSTSILVTDFVERDLSELGFACLSHCYDTPYCAFNSVPSLQKAKQYTSKAATANARISSMLQQILCASRFAHYIKVMIRDKVGAYMNAADCERQLQHWLDLYTTGRDDLSWEMLARYPLREARVKVADEPGKAGSYQSVIHLKSHYTVDHLVSELKLTTALATIGVGAA
- the tssE gene encoding type VI secretion system baseplate subunit TssE; the encoded protein is MAKEKRLLAPILDRLLESARKLDMHQSHQILRQLREGVRRDLEYLFNTRYRCISAPDSLRHLQDSNINYGLPDLSTINLSSLDSRKQFCRDIEQTIVHFEPRIRSVKVTTQEKIDMEDPSIRFRVEAVLYVNPASEVIVFDSALNPVTQMVDVSEII